The following DNA comes from Cucumis sativus cultivar 9930 chromosome 7, Cucumber_9930_V3, whole genome shotgun sequence.
acTTATATCAACAAGGTCGACCTAAGAACTCTAAAATTAAGCCtaatgaatttgaagtgttggATGAATTTCGAATTTGAATTCTGAATCTCAGACTCGATGTAGCTTAAACTATCTCTCAGTGACTTGTCTTTcacaattaataaaatataatattgtataatattgtgtttatgataaaatgtattattgcTATTTAAATAGTATCTAGATGACTACaacttttataagaaaaaagcaaaaatagtGATATCCATTCCattcctttttattcttttagtaCTTTTAGTACATATAAatggttatatttataaatattttagaaaatttagtttaaatttaaaataaaattgtttcttaaaaaactaCTCcacaatttaaaactaataaaaccatatttgaatattttttaaaaataaatcttctAAGAAGTTTATAAACTATGAATATTTGGGGATTGGTGGGAAGCGCAGTTGGCGCTGGATTGGCAGTTCAATCGATCAATGCTGTGATCGACATTTCAATCAATGGACACCAATTTCAGCCCTAAACGTCCACCGGACGCCATCTCCGATCCCAGCCTCTCCGCCGGTCGCTCCGTCCGCCCAAGACAATTACCTCCACCTCCGCCATTGCCGCCGCCAGTATCCACCACTGCACCGGCAACATTAGGGTTAGACACTACCACCAGAGATGCTCCCGTTCTTAAACCCTCATCTCCCTCCGATACTCTCTTTCGCCTCCTTTGCCCAGCCTCCAAGGTTTCATCCATCCTTCGCCATCTCCGGGATATTCCCGGCGCTAGGATCCACGTCGATGAACCTCTTCCTTCATGTGAGGAGTGCGTGCTTGTCATCCTCGCCGGCTCCCCTTCCAAACCCGCGCACACTAATCCAGGAAATGATAGAGAATTCCGTGAACACGACGTCCATCGCAACGTTTCTAGTGATACAGTCGCTGGAGATTCGGACGAGCGGTCGCAGGCACAGCAGGCGCTACTACGAACTTTTGAGAGTATAGTTAGGATGAACGAGGATAGTGGAGAAAACCAAGAGATACAGAAGAAAAATGCAGATTCTGCTCCAAACGATCGGATTAGCGGTGGTGAAACTGACGGATTGGTGGTCTGCAGGCTGCTGGCGCCTAGTCATCAGGTAGGGCGCGTACTTGGTAGAGGAGGCAAAACTGTAGAGAAGATTAGGCAGGAGAGTATGGCTCATGTAAAGATTTTCCCCAAGGATCAAAATCCAGCATGTGCGTCGCCGCAGGACGAGTTGATTCAAGTAATATGCATGAGTTTCTTCGGCCTATAACGTCGCActtgaaatcaaaagtttcaGTTATTATTATCAACTGTCTTTTCATTTGCAGATATCAGGAAACTTTTCGGCGGTGATGAAGGCTCTTTCTTCTGTTTCCTCCTGTCTTCAGGATAGCCCGAGGGTGGACTCGAGCAACTCTTCCTCTACAAAATCATTGGGGCCTACGTCCCATGCAAGTTCTATGTCAGTACAAGACGAAGAACCTTCTCCTAGGAGGAGATATGGTAGTCATCATAACGCAGATTACCGCTCAAGGAGTTATTCTTCCATACCAGGACATGAAAATGCTGGAGCTGGTCCAAGAGCGGCCATGGAAGAGGATGTAGTGTTTAGATTGCTTTGTCAACCCGATAAAGTTGGAAGTCTAATTGGCAAAGGAGGCACTGTAGTACGGGCGTTGCAAAACGAAACGGGTGCATCTATAAAGATAGTCGATACACCCGACTTGGATGAACGCTTGGTTGTGATATCTGCACGAGAGGTACGATCTTGTTGAAGCTTCAATTGTCTTGGTAATCGTTGGTTTTTTGCACGTTAAAGTCAattcttgaaaaattaattgcaTTAGTTTACATGTTCccctatttttcatttttcattttagctTTTATTTTGAGTCATaagtaaaaagataaaaaaatattgcagTTAAGGAGATTGGCTTGGGATCCTCTCCGTTTTGATCATCGTGTTGTTACTCCTTACCACCAATAGGTTCcatatatgaaaaatggattgaataattgtttcttttaggAACAAGGAGAGAGGCAAATCGGGTTGAATTTGAAAGACTGTGTtccttaattttataaatcatGATCTGAGAACTTGTTCTTTTAGACAACCCATCTAACTCCACAACATATGGGggaaaattctaaaattaagtcATAGACAAGTGGCTACCATGAATTGAACTCATAACCTCGTAACCTTTCATCAAGGTCGTGTCTCGTATTTACCACTAGCTCAATCCATGATGTTTTACAATCTTGGAACTTGTTTGAGTTCATAGATTAccttccttcctttttcttattattttattttattctttgagGTTGTTGTCATAGTGTTAGTTAGGTTTGAGGTTATGAGGTTGGTTCATTCCCTGCTTCACATATTGGTCTTCCCTTCGGGCACAATCCATGAAGGGCACGACTCCTATTTACCAATAGCTCAATCCATGATAGTTCACGATCCTAGAACTTGTTTGAGTTCATAGATTacttccttcctttttttattattttattttattctttgagGCTTGTTGTCATAATGTTGGTTAGGTTTGAGGTTGTGAGGTTGGTTCATTCCATGCTTCACATATTGGTCTTCCCTTTGGACACAATCCGACTAGTCTGTCTTTTTAGTATCTTACTGTGGAAAATATTCAGAAAAGTTTGGCATTGTGGAAAATGAGAAGAGATCCGACTAGTCGTCTTTTTAGTATCGGacagaagaaaaaactcaaaGAAGGTTGGCATTGTGTGGAAAGGGAGTTTCTTGTCAGAAACTGGTAGAGGAACTCTCAGTCATTAGTGTTAAGTGGGATTCTTCCCTgcttcctttctctttttaaattcatgtgTTTCTGAGTAATGGTTTGGAGAAGCTTATGAAGAATTTCTTTGCGAGGGGTGGAGCAAAGGAGGGCGTCTCATTTGGTTAGGTGGGAATTCTTTGCGCGGGTCCAGATGCGTCACAGTCCGAAGGCGCAATTCAATATGCATTGAGAGGCGCAATTCAAAAGGTTTTGAAACCCGTGGATTTGGGGGATTGGGCATAGGAAATTTTGAAGCATGTAACCGTTTGTCTTCTTTGAATGCTTCAGTGGCTGTGGTCTTGGCTCAGCTTGCCCCCTTTTTGGGATTCCGCCCCTTGTTACTTGTTTAAGGAAACATGCCATATTGTtggttttcttcctttttttctctttgcttGGTAGTTTCAATGTTTTGTTGGGGAAGGGGATACCTTTGGTGTCCTAACCCTTCGAGGGATCTTTCCTGTcactccttttttttatttttcttgaactCTTGAATGAGTTGGTTTCTGCCTTGATGTAGaggatgaaaattttctagAAGTT
Coding sequences within:
- the LOC101215447 gene encoding KH domain-containing protein HEN4, with product MDTNFSPKRPPDAISDPSLSAGRSVRPRQLPPPPPLPPPVSTTAPATLGLDTTTRDAPVLKPSSPSDTLFRLLCPASKVSSILRHLRDIPGARIHVDEPLPSCEECVLVILAGSPSKPAHTNPGNDREFREHDVHRNVSSDTVAGDSDERSQAQQALLRTFESIVRMNEDSGENQEIQKKNADSAPNDRISGGETDGLVVCRLLAPSHQVGRVLGRGGKTVEKIRQESMAHVKIFPKDQNPACASPQDELIQISGNFSAVMKALSSVSSCLQDSPRVDSSNSSSTKSLGPTSHASSMSVQDEEPSPRRRYGSHHNADYRSRSYSSIPGHENAGAGPRAAMEEDVVFRLLCQPDKVGSLIGKGGTVVRALQNETGASIKIVDTPDLDERLVVISARETLEQTYSPAQEAVIRAHCRIAEIGYEPGAAVVARLLVHGQQIGYLVGRGGHIINDMRRGTGTSIQIFPRDQIQNGGPMSDEVVQVIGNLPSVQDALFHITNRIRDTFFPMRPHVPNFNNHPPYLSPHPETPPPLFRPGSNAHSPGYYPSQAGGLRGTERPPYHSHPLDHQPAYPHNVSFGGGNNMDGVPYPHGMERPGPGSFERPSPRSWTSQVSSEIPKGPTDGFGMVSRNEPYGSGGPHFMGGTSMEMVIPQTLICHIYGENNNNIAHVQQISGAMLVVHDAKPGMFDGKVIMSGTPDQIRAAQRLVHAFILCGKTQS